From Gloeocapsa sp. PCC 73106:
CCCCAATGGAAGAAATTCTGCAGGCCAGAGTTATGTGGTGTTTGGGAGAAATGGGGGCTTTAATTCTAGTTTAAACCTGTCTAGCCTCAATGGTAGCAACGGCTTTGCTATCAATGGGATTAATGCTGATGACAGCTCAGGCGAATCAGTAAGTAGTGCGGGGGATATCAATGGCGATGGTTTCGATGATCTTATTATTGGGGCATATCGTGCCGACGCCAATGGAAGATATTCAGGCCAGAGTTATGTGGTGTTTGGCTCTAATGGGGGTTTTAGTGCTAGTTTAAACCTGTCTAGCCTCAACGGTAGCAACGGCTTTGCCATCAATGGGATTAATCACCGTGACAATTCAGGCAGATCAGTAAGTAGTGCGGGGGATATCAATGGCGATGGTTTCGATGATCTTATTATTGGGGCAGATGGTGCCGACCCCAATGGAAGTTCTTCAGGTCAGAGTTACGTGGTGTTTGGGAGACCGACCAACCCTCCCAATATTACTGTGACCGTCTCCCCAAGTAGCGTCACGGAAAATGGCACCACTAACCTCGTCTATACTTTTACTCGCACAGGTAGTACTAGTATCGCCCTCAATAACGTTAACTTTAACGTTGGGGGTACAGCCACTTTTAATAATGACTATACTCAAACCGGAGCGAATTCGTTTAATTTTACTACAGGAAGAATTAACTTTGCCGCCGGTTCAAATACAGCTACGGTTACACTGGACCCCACGGAAGATACAACGGTAGAGCCCAATGAAACAGCGATGCTTACCCTCGCTACAGGTATGGGTTACACGGTAGGAACCCCGTCAGATGCTACAGGTACGATCGCTAACGATGACTTTGCGACTATCAGTGTGAGAGTATCCCCCACCAGTGTGAGCGAAAATGGTAGTACTAATTTAGTCTACACCTTTACTCGTAATGGCAACACTAGTAGCGCACTGAGTAACGTCAACTTTAACGTCGGGGGTACAGCCACCTTTAACAACGACTATACTCAAACCGGAGCTAGTTCGTTTAATGCTACTACAGGAAGAATTAACTTTGCCGCAGGTTCAGCTACAGCTATAGTAACGGTAGATCCTAGGGGAGATAGTGTAGTTGAACCCAATGAGACGGCGATGCTTACCCTCGCTACTGGTACGGGTTATACAGTAGGAACCCCGTCAGCTGCTACAGGTACGATCGCTAACGATGACTTTGCGACTATTAGTGTGAGAGTATCTCCTAGCAGTGTGACCGAAAATGGGGCTACTAATCTGGTGTATACCTTTACTCGTACAGGTAGTATTGGTAGCGTATTGAGTAATGTCAACTTCAACGTCGGGGGTACAGCCACCTTTAACAATGACTACACTCAAACCGGAGCGAGTTCATTTAATGCTACTACAGGAAGAGTTAATTTTGCCGCCGGTTCAGCTACAGCTATAGTAACGGTAGATCCTAGAGGAGATAGTGTGGTAGAACCCAATGAAACGGTGATGCTTACCCTCGCTACGGGTACAGGTTATACGGTAGGAAGTCCTAATGCAGTTACTGGTACGATCGCTAACGATGATCTCTTAACCCCAGGAGGTTTAAGTCTGAATGAGTTGAGTCAAGAGATTCCTGATTTGTCTTTAGGGACTAATACTTTTGTAGAAATAAATACTATAGCTACAGAGGAGTTAACTAGTATGGCCAGTTTCAACGCAGATTTTAATCCAGAATTTGGGGTAGTTATGTGAGGTTTGGATTAACAAGAATTTATGGACGACGGTCATCCCAATAGTCTTCTTAGACCTTCTTAAATAAATGTTAATTATTTTAAAATAGACTTTGAGTGTAGTGTATGATACATTTAGATTAAAGTTTTATGTAATAACTACAAAAACTCCCAGTTGAGGAGACTATATGACATTTCCTGCAGAATTTGAAATTTCTAATCTTAATGGTAGTAATGGCTTTGCGATCGATGGGGTTAATGCCAATGACAGATCAGGCGTATCAGTAAGTAGTGCGGGGGATATCAATGATGATGGTATTGATGATCTTATTATCGGAGCACATTATGCCGACCCCAATGGAAGT
This genomic window contains:
- a CDS encoding integrin alpha, which codes for PNGRNSAGQSYVVFGRNGGFNSSLNLSSLNGSNGFAINGINADDSSGESVSSAGDINGDGFDDLIIGAYRADANGRYSGQSYVVFGSNGGFSASLNLSSLNGSNGFAINGINHRDNSGRSVSSAGDINGDGFDDLIIGADGADPNGSSSGQSYVVFGRPTNPPNITVTVSPSSVTENGTTNLVYTFTRTGSTSIALNNVNFNVGGTATFNNDYTQTGANSFNFTTGRINFAAGSNTATVTLDPTEDTTVEPNETAMLTLATGMGYTVGTPSDATGTIANDDFATISVRVSPTSVSENGSTNLVYTFTRNGNTSSALSNVNFNVGGTATFNNDYTQTGASSFNATTGRINFAAGSATAIVTVDPRGDSVVEPNETAMLTLATGTGYTVGTPSAATGTIANDDFATISVRVSPSSVTENGATNLVYTFTRTGSIGSVLSNVNFNVGGTATFNNDYTQTGASSFNATTGRVNFAAGSATAIVTVDPRGDSVVEPNETVMLTLATGTGYTVGSPNAVTGTIANDDLLTPGGLSLNELSQEIPDLSLGTNTFVEINTIATEELTSMASFNADFNPEFGVVM